Proteins encoded in a region of the Zea mays cultivar B73 chromosome 2, Zm-B73-REFERENCE-NAM-5.0, whole genome shotgun sequence genome:
- the LOC100279886 gene encoding Protein NETWORKED 3A-like, with product MVQEELPQAWWFDSHNLARPSPWLNSTLSELDDKTKQMLKLIDQDADSFAQRAEMYYKKRPVLVDMLGDLYRTHRSLAEQYDLLKHGSGTRHTVFGLSSCTQSRSSTNGRTTPRSSCSASTYDSESEVDDPGQEEYEAEQLARAGMAKTESPPPPPEQQQQEQREQAEQQMRAEIERLKAQNAALQKAAEESAAALRAELAGKDEEKREVIRQLASSMDVMRQENLTLREHISRGSSKRSSAPRAGAAFDLRKVARGLFSARLFTAHCRPTGPIVAL from the exons atggtgcaggaggagctgccgcAGGCATGGTGGTTCGACAGCCACAACCTCGCGAGGCCGTCGCCATGGCTGAACAGCACGCTCTCAG AGCTGGATGACAAGACCAAGCAAATGCTGAAGCTGATCGACCAAGACGCGGACTCGTTCGCCCAGCGCGCCGAAATGTACTACAAGAAGCGGCCGGTGCTGGTGGACATGCTCGGCGACCTGTACCGCACGCACCGCTCGCTGGCGGAGCAGTACGACCTGCTGAAGCACGGCAGCGGCACACGGCACACGGTGTTCGGCCTGTCTTCCTGCACACAGAGCCGGTCGTCGACGAACGGCAGGACCACTCCTCGCTCCTCCTGCTCGGCCTCTACGTACGACTCGGAGTCCGAAGTGGACGACCCCGGGCAGGAAGAATACGAGGCAGAGCAGCTGGCGCGTGCGGGGATGGCCAAGACggagtcgccgccgccgccgccggagcagcagcagcaagaaCAGCGTGAGCAGGCGGAGCAGCAGATGCGCGCGGAGATCGAGAGGCTCAAGGCGCAGAACGCGGCGCTGCAGAAGGCGGCCGAGGAGAGCGCGGCGGCGCTCAGGGCGGAGCTGGCCGGGAAGGACGAGGAGAAGCGGGAGGTGATCAGGCAGCTGGCGTCGTCCATGGACGTGATGAGGCAGGAGAACCTCACGCTGCGCGAGCACATCAGCAGGGGATCGTCGAAGCGTTCCTCTGCGCCCCGCGCGGGAGCTGCGTTCGATCTCAGGAAGGTGGCCAGGGGCCTCTTCTCCGCGAGGCTGTTCACCGCGCACTGCAGGCCTACGGGCCCCATCGTCGCGCTCTGA
- the LOC100192645 gene encoding activator of basal transcription 1, giving the protein MADPTERDQFTDDEEEEDYLEDGEQGLGSEDEEGGGAGGKRKRLGNTLGGIGKRGVCYLSRVPPHMNPSHIRQMLSKYGEVLRIYLVPEGQGHHKHTSVKAKAYSEGWIEFAKKSVAKRVANLLNGEQIGGKKRSPFYYDIWNIKYLRKFKWDDLVGEMAEKTHIREQKLTLEIAAAKKQRDHYLSNIEKSRALKHIQERRKKRQKTEGAEASNVPETKTARSIPQKKPVVETDAKTKSTLSKDILAGVFGGSS; this is encoded by the exons ATGGCGGATCCCACTGAGAGGGACCAGTTCAcggacgacgaggaggaagaagacTACCTGGAGGACGGCGAGCAAGGCCTTGGAAGCGAGGACGAGGAAGGAGGAGGAGCGGGGGGCAAGAGGAAGCGGCTGGGAAATACCCTGGGTGGGATCGGCAAGCGTGGGGTGTGCTACCTCAGCCGCGTCCCGCCGCACATGAACCCGTCGCACATCCGCCAGATGCTTTCCAAGTACGGCGAGGTGCTCAGGATTTACCTCGTGCCCGAAG GTCAAGGTCATCACAAGCATACTAGTGTTAAAGCGAAGGCTTACTCGGAAGG GTGGATTGAATTTGCAAAGAAGAGTGTTGCCAAGAGAGTGGCTAATCTGCTTAATGGTGAACAAATAG GCGGTAAGAAGAGATCTCCATTTTATTATGACATTTGGAACATTAAATACCTCAGGAAGTTTAAATGGGATGATCTGGTTGGTGAAATGG CTGAGAAAACTCATATCAGAGAGCAGAAATTAACCTTGGAGATAGCAGCAGCAAAGAAACAACGCGATCACTACCTGTCCAACATTGAAAAATCTCGCGCGTTGAAACACATTCAAGAGCGCAGGAAAAAG AGGCAGAAGACAGAAGGAGCAGAAGCCAGTAATGTCCCAGAAACAAAAACTGCCCGTTCAATTCCTCAAAAGAAACCAGTTGTGGAGACAGATGCCAAAACTAAATCCACGCTTTCAAAAGACATTTTGGCTGGC GTTTTCGGGGGTTCATCATGA